A window of Pusillimonas sp. DMV24BSW_D genomic DNA:
AAATGCTTGGAGCAGCACCGGAAGTTGCTCTGCAGTGCGAATAGTGAAGTCTGCCATACAAGTCTCACGCTGTATTTTCAATTTACTAATTTTAGTTTGTAAAAATAAAATACGCAATATAGTATGTTTTTCTGAATTACAAATCAGAAACTGTATATTAATTTTACAGCCCCTATCTTGTAAAGCGGTTGAATCGACCCAAAGCGGCCGCTGGCACCGGCGGTTCTTGTACTATTAAAAATGGGAGCGGGATCAACGCGTTGGATGCATAATTTTTTACTCACTTCAAGGAGCATGATTATGTTGATATTAAGTGAAAGGCGAACCGCCACCCGAGTAATCTCCATTACGGCGCGCAATGCAGCGCATCGCATGGCCCTCATGCTTTGCGCCACGGCCATGGCGCTATTTACCATGCAAGCCTTCGCGCATCACGGCTGGGCCTGGGCGCAAGAGGAGCAGACCGAGTTGAAGGGCACTATCACCGAGATTTCAATGGCGCCGCCACATCCGGCCCTGCGCGTGAAGGACCAGGATGGTCGTGTGTGGCAAGTCGATCTGGGAAACCCGAGCCAGACACAGCGTTCAGGTTTCTCCGGCGACACTGCCAAAGTGGGCGATGACATTACGGTATTGGGCAACCGCACCAAAGAGCCGAACAAGGCGCATATAAAAGCCGTGCGCATTACGGTTGGCGGTAAACAGTACGACATGTATCCAGAACGCATCAAGCAATAACGACACGGCGATGACAGGTTTTCTGCACGCCATTTCCGGCTGGCCCGGTGCCGCCTTCCTGCAGGAATACTGGGTCGCCTATCTCGTTGTTAATGCAGCTCACATCCTGGGTATTGGGCTACTTCTTGGCGCGATCCTACCGCTCGATTTGCTTCTTTTGCGTTCAACGCGCGGGCGGGATCTGCCGACCCTTGGCCCTTTTCTTGTAAGCGTAGCGGCGACGGGCACCGCACTCGCGGTGACGACAGGGCTTTGGTTATTCTCAGTGAAACCGGTGGAGTACGCAGAAAATCCGGCTTTCCTTTTCAAGTCCACACTGCTTGTACTGGCAGTCTGCAACATCGCACTTCAGCATCGCGGCGACCACTTTGATACAGCCCTGCGCAGCGGCCAGCCATCTGTGCGAGTTCGAGTCTTGGCCGCCACGTCCGCCATTCTTTGGCTTTCTGTCCTAGTAGCCGGCCGCTGGATAGGTTTTGTCTGAGATGATGTAATGGGTGGGAGATTGTCGGTGGGTAGTTAGATGCGTTCCCGCATCACCTTCTGCAAAATTCGATCCAACGCACCCGCAAATGCCCTTCTGTCTGCCTGGCTGAACGCAGCCGGCCCGCCGGTATCAACACCACTGCTGCGTAACTCATCCATCATGTCGCGCATCGACAGGCACTGGCTTATATTGTCGGCGGTGTAACGCTCGCCGCGTGGGTTCAGCACCAGCGCGCCTTTATTTAAAACCTCGCTTGCTAACGGAATGTCTGCGGTAATGACCAGGTCGCCGGTATTTGTGCGTTCAACAATGTAGTCGTCGGCCACGTCGAATCCGCGCGGTACCTGCACGGCACGAATCAAAGGTGATGGCGGTGTGCGCAGCATTTGATTGGCCACGAGCGTGAGCGGCAGCTGTGCTCGCTGCGCCGCCCGATACAGAATGTCTTTGATTACGGCGGGGCACGCATCGGCATCAACCCATATGTTCATCTATTATCCTTTTGTACTTTAGTACGGGTGTGGCGCCTTAGTTGGAAGGTAGTATCTTATCAAGCGCGACACTAACCTAAAATTTATTTCTGGCTAAGGATGACGATGAAACGCGTGTTGTTATTAGCACTTATTGCCGCAGTATCTGTTGCTGCCTATTTCTACATTTCGTTGAAAACAGAAAATCAAACGCTGCAAGAACAGATTGCTAACTTGGAGCGCCGGAATAAAACACTGGCTTCCAACATGGCGCGTGCCGCGCTTGTAAGTCGAATCTACGCGGCATCGGCCAGTGGCATTAACGGGGGCCCTACGAAAGACGATTTGGAACGAGGCAACAAGGTTGTTGATTTCGTGCTTGCCAACAAGCCTACGGTGGAGCAGGACTTTAAGAGCTGTTGGGATCGGAAGCTGAATACAACGTCGTGGGGTTCGATGGGGCCTTATGGCCTTACGGAAGCGTGCATTGATAAAGTCAAAGACGATGCCGTGGCCGTGATGCTTTTTGATTTGTACAAGGCGAAGGAGAATGCCAGGTACGAATGTGCAAAGAAAGGCGAGAACCGTTACGACATGGCGGTAAATTG
This region includes:
- a CDS encoding DUF6152 family protein, whose translation is MLILSERRTATRVISITARNAAHRMALMLCATAMALFTMQAFAHHGWAWAQEEQTELKGTITEISMAPPHPALRVKDQDGRVWQVDLGNPSQTQRSGFSGDTAKVGDDITVLGNRTKEPNKAHIKAVRITVGGKQYDMYPERIKQ
- a CDS encoding DUF2214 domain-containing protein, whose amino-acid sequence is MTGFLHAISGWPGAAFLQEYWVAYLVVNAAHILGIGLLLGAILPLDLLLLRSTRGRDLPTLGPFLVSVAATGTALAVTTGLWLFSVKPVEYAENPAFLFKSTLLVLAVCNIALQHRGDHFDTALRSGQPSVRVRVLAATSAILWLSVLVAGRWIGFV
- a CDS encoding YaiI/YqxD family protein, with the protein product MNIWVDADACPAVIKDILYRAAQRAQLPLTLVANQMLRTPPSPLIRAVQVPRGFDVADDYIVERTNTGDLVITADIPLASEVLNKGALVLNPRGERYTADNISQCLSMRDMMDELRSSGVDTGGPAAFSQADRRAFAGALDRILQKVMRERI